AAGGAAGTCGCCACCAACGTCAAGACCGGCGATCTCGTCGGCTTCATGGCGGGCGACGGGGTTCTGGTTGGCTCAAGGCTTGCCGCACAGCTTGGCGTGACGGCGGGCGACGATATCACCCTCATTTCGCCTGAAGGCGATGTGACGCCGATGGGTGTCAACCCCCGCGTCAAATCCTACAAGATTTCGGGCGTCTTCGAGATCGGCATGTCGGAATATGACGCGTCGATGATCTATATGCCGCTGTCCGAAGCCCAGCTTTATTTCAATGCCGAAGGCCTGGTGCAATCCATCGAGCTTTACGTCAGTCGCCCAGACAATGTCGACGGCATCCGCCCCCTGGTGGAGCAGGCAGCTGAACGGCAGATATATATCACCGACTGGAGACAGCGTAACCAGACCTTCTTTTCCGCCCTGCAGGTGGAAAGAAACGTGATGTTCATGATACTGACGCTCATCGTTCTGGTAGCGGCGCTCAACATCATTTCCGGCCTCATCATGCTGGTGAAGGACAAGGGCAGCGATATCGCCATTCTGCGCACCATGGGCGCCAGTTCCGGCGCCGTCATGCGTATCTTCTTCATGACGGGAGCTGCCATCGGCACGGTCGGCACATTCGCCGGTGTGGCACTCGGCGTCATCGTCTGCCTCAATGTGGAATCGATCCGGCAGTTCTTCTCCTGGGTATCAGGCACGGTGCTGTTTGATCCGCAGCTCTATTTCCTCAGCCAGCTTCCGGCCGAAATGGATATCAGCGAGACCATTACCGTCGTCATCATGGCGCTGACGCTTTCTTTCCTGGCAACCATCTTTCCGGCATGGCGGGCTTCCAAGCTCGATCCGGTGCAGGCCCTGCGTTACGAATAAGGACCGCTTCACAATATGGCAAAAAAATCAGTGCTGCGGCTTACCGGCGTCGAGAGGACCTATGGTCAGGGCGAGACGTCGCTCTCCATTCTGCGCAAGGCCGATTTCGAGTTGAAGAGCGGTGAGATGGTGGCGCTTGTTGCCCCCTCGGGCACCGGCAAATCCACGCTGTTGCATCTCGCCGGGCTTCTCGAACATCCGGATGCTGGCGAGGTTTTCATCAATGACGCGCCCTGCAATGGTCTGCCGGATGAAAAGCGCACGGCGATCCGCCGCAGCGACATCGGTTTCGTCTACCAGTTCCATCATCTGCTGCCGGAGTTCACGGCGGTGGAGAACGTGATGATGCCGCAGCTCATCGCCGGTCTGACGCAGGGCGAGGCTCGCAAGCGTGCGAGCGCGCTACTCGATTACATGCGCGTCGGCCATCGCGGCGAACATCGCCCGGCTGAGCTTTCCGGCGGTGAACAGCAACGTGTGGCGATTGCGCGCGCCGTTGCCAACGCACCGCTCCTGCTTCTCGCCGACGAGCCGACCGGCAATCTCGATCCCGAGACCGCGCATTACGTGTTCGATGCGCTGGAGGCGCTGGTGCGCCAGTCCGGCCTTGCCGCACTGATCGCCACCCATAATCACGAGCTCGCCAACCGCATGGACCGCCGCGTGACGCTTGCAGACGGCAAGATCGTAGACTTCTGATCGTGATGCAGTAAGGCGACCATAACGCCGCCTTTGAGATCTTTTCTGCGGCTGAGTCTGTCTACGTTCACGTTTCCCGCAAGGCCACTCGTCCTTCCACAATTGAATTTTCACGAACCCGGAGGTGTTTTTGCCTCCGGGTTTTTTTGCTTTGGAGTCAGTGGCTTGCCATTCACGAAGGTGGAACCGCGGCCGATTCTGCCGCGTTAGCAAGGAGACTATCAATAAAAGCCTGTTGACAATCGAACAAAATGAGAACAAAGTTAGAACATAACGAGTAAGGAGAGACCAATGACTGATTTCATCCGTGACGTTGCCGCTTTCGCCTCCATCGCTGTGTTTGTCGCCAGCTTTTCGGTGATCCTCACTGCCCTGTGAAGGGCACACCGGCGCAGAAGCCTGTATAGACGCCGAAAGGCGGTGGACTTTGAAGGCCGAAAATCGGAAAATCGCCCCCTCGATTCAGAATGACAGGATGACGATATGGGCGAGACGGTTACGCGTGGAGAGACCTCTGGCGAAACGCTGAAAACACCCGGTTTCGTCCATCTGCGGGTTCACTCCGCTTACTCCCTGCTTGAGGGGGCTTTACCCCTCAAGAAAATCATGTCCAAGGCCGTTGCAGACGGCCAGCCGGCCATAGCCATTACCGACACCAACAATCTTTTCGTCGCGCTGGAGTTTTCCGAAAAGGCGCGTGATGAGGGCTTGCAGCCGATTATCGGCTGTCAGGTGTCGATCGACATGCAGGATGCGGTGGATGATCGCCGCAATCACAACAGCCACCTTGCCAAGCTTCCAGCCATCGTGCTGCTCGCGGCTGATGCCGGAGGGTACGAGCGGCTAGTGGACCTTATCAGCCGC
This region of Agrobacterium tumefaciens genomic DNA includes:
- a CDS encoding ABC transporter ATP-binding protein, which gives rise to MAKKSVLRLTGVERTYGQGETSLSILRKADFELKSGEMVALVAPSGTGKSTLLHLAGLLEHPDAGEVFINDAPCNGLPDEKRTAIRRSDIGFVYQFHHLLPEFTAVENVMMPQLIAGLTQGEARKRASALLDYMRVGHRGEHRPAELSGGEQQRVAIARAVANAPLLLLADEPTGNLDPETAHYVFDALEALVRQSGLAALIATHNHELANRMDRRVTLADGKIVDF
- a CDS encoding lipoprotein-releasing ABC transporter permease subunit, with translation MAKAEADKGAAPSARERTARPFSAFERMVAWRYLRSRRKEAFISVIAGFSFVGIMLGVATLIIVMAVMNGFRTELISRILGINGHMIVQPIDQPFNNYDELAKKFSAIPGVTMALPLVEGQTLASGRGGAGSGALVRGVRQDDIDKIKEVATNVKTGDLVGFMAGDGVLVGSRLAAQLGVTAGDDITLISPEGDVTPMGVNPRVKSYKISGVFEIGMSEYDASMIYMPLSEAQLYFNAEGLVQSIELYVSRPDNVDGIRPLVEQAAERQIYITDWRQRNQTFFSALQVERNVMFMILTLIVLVAALNIISGLIMLVKDKGSDIAILRTMGASSGAVMRIFFMTGAAIGTVGTFAGVALGVIVCLNVESIRQFFSWVSGTVLFDPQLYFLSQLPAEMDISETITVVIMALTLSFLATIFPAWRASKLDPVQALRYE